From the Paenibacillus tianjinensis genome, the window CTGCGGCTGTTCAGCCGTTGTAACTTATGGACATATTCTTAAACGGATGAAAAAAGGAGAGCTGAAGCGTGTGCTCATCGTAGCAACCGGAGCACTGCTCTCACCGCTGTCTTACCAGCAGGGGGAGAGCATTCCCTGCGTGGCGCATGCCGTAGCTCTTGAGAGCGGAGGTGAAGAGCAGTGATCTACTTATGGGCGTTTCTCATTGGCGGGGCAATTTGTGTAATCGGCCAATTGATGTTCGATGTGCTCGCGCTGACCCCCGCCCACACGATGAGTACACTCGTAGTGGCAGGGGCGGTAGCCGACGCGTTCGGACTGTATGATCCGCTGGTGAAATTTGCCGGAGCCGGAGCCAGTGTGCCGATTACGAGCTTCGGGAACTCCTTGGTGCATGGTGCATTGACGGAATTGGAACGGGATGGCTGGGTCGGTGTGGTAACAGGCATTTTCGATGTGACCAGCGCCGGGATCTCCTCGGCAATTGTCTTCTCATTCCTGGCAGCGCTGGTCGTAAGACCGAAGGGTTAGAGGTTTTGAACAGCAGGAAGTGCCTGCGAACAAAGATCGCCGTGAAGGCGGTCTTTTTTTTTGCTCTGTGCCTTATCTGGGATATAAATAAATTGTCGAATATTGACGATATAAACTCAGGGTATATAAAAATGACAGGGGACGTGCAGAGGTTGCAAAATGAACGTAAAACTGAATTATTCTGGATGAGAAACAAAATTATTATTACTATTTTTTGGGTGGTAACTGTGGTTGGAGTCATTCTTGCCTTTCAGGTTCCAAAATTGTGGGGGACAAGTGCGGTCGCTGTTCCGCTGGCGGTGGCACTCAGCTTATGCAACTGGAAACGAAAAGGTGTGCTTGTAATTCCATGGATTATCACAGTGATCCTAACTTTGATGGCTTTCTATTTAACTTTAAGCTCTGTGGATGGTTTGGTGGTGCTGCTGCTCTGTTCTTTGCTGCTGCTCTATCCTCACTATAAATATTATGCGGTTTCAGCCGCCGTGAGTGCTGTCAATATTCTGGTCCAGCTGTTAAACGGAGCTGAGGCCTCAGAGGCTGACAGCAAACTGATGCTCTATTTTACCAGCCTCGGGCTGTACATTATCATCAGCGTCGTGCTGTTGGTAGTCTCCTACCTGAATGAGAAGCTGCAGTCAAAGAGCGACCAGCAGCGGGAGCAGGTAGAAACCGCCAGCACTCAGGTGGAGTACCTTCTTAGCCGTGTGAAAACTGCGGTGGACGGTCTATATGCATTCACAGCCAGATTCAAAGAAGAGGTAGAAATGACTGGGGCCATAACAAGTGAAGTGGCAATCGGATTCCAGGAGGTTTCCAAGGGTATTGAGTATCAGGCAACCAGTATCGGAGAAATCACGGAAGCGATTGCAGTTTCGGACCAGCATATCCGCGATGTTGCCGGCTATTCCCAGGAAATGAAGGAGCTGTCGGAAGCGACTGCTGCGGTCAGTGAGCAAGGCAGCGGCAACGTCACAATGCTGGCGGGTCAAATCTCAGAGCTTACTGAAACGATGGATATTACCTCCACACAGATGCAGGAGTTCAGCCGGCGCAGCCTGGATATCAATGAAATGCTTGAAGGAATTATGCAAATCTCCAGACAGACCAATCTGCTTGCCCTTAATGCGTCCATTGAAGCTGCCCGTGCCGGTGAACATGGCCGCGGTTTCGCGGTAGTTGCCGGAGAGGTGCGGAAGCTGGCCGAAAGTTCCGGCAAGACAGCGGATTCTATCAGTGAAGTCATCGCGGGCCTGCAGCAGCAGACACAGACATTGATCGCACAGTTTGAACAGAGCCGCAGCATTCTGCAGACCGGACAGGAGTCGGTGCAACGGACGGAAGAGGTATTTCAATCAATTCAGCTCAACGCTCAAAAGGTGCTGGCCCAAGCCGGTGAGGTGGAGCAAAGCTCAGCGGGCATGAAGCATTTCTCGGAAAAAGTGGTGAGCGAAATAACAGAGTTCTCCAGTGTTACCGAGCAGTCCAGCGCAGCTACTGAAGAAATTCTGGCCGGTGTGGAAGAACAGCGCCGGATGACGGATAACATGGTGGGCAGCTTCAAACAGCTTGAAGGTCTAATTGTAGGTTTGAATGAACTGGTAAGCGACCACAATCAAACGAATTAAGAGAATGGCTGAAACAGGGCAGTGCTTCTCCAGATCCGGGAGAGCGCTGCCCTGTGTTTTGGTTTACTGACTTTTTGCTGCGGATATAGGAAGTGTGCTGGATTGATTTTTGTAATATATTACAAGAAATAGGCGGTTTCGCTACTCATATTTGTAAAACGGGCTATATGTTAGGATATATGCAATTTCACCTCCTTCAATAATGTACTTTGGGTCCCATAATCATGTAAAATATAATTATTACTGTTTATTCTGACATTGGAGGTCTACCATATATGCCCGTACGTCAAGAATCAACGCAAATTATGAAGGCTGTGCGCTCTAATCTGGAATCCTGCATACTCGGCAAAACTTTTGAAATTGAACTCCTGCTCACGGCACTCTTGGCTGGTGGACATGTCCTGATTGAGGATGTGCCGGGAACCGGCAAAACCCAGCTGATACGGGCGTTGTCACGATCCATGTCCGGCGATTACCGGCGGATTCAATGCAATCCGGATATTCTGCCAAGTGATATTACCGGGGTATCTGTCTATCATCCCCGGGATGAAATGTTCCATTTCCGGCCCGGTCCGGTCATGACCAACATTCTGCTGGCGGACGAAATTAACCGGGCTACGACCAAGACGCAGTCGGCGCTGCTTGAGGTCATGGAGGAACGGAATGTAACCGTGGACGGCGAGACCTATCCGCTTCCCCATCCCTTCATGCTCTGTGCAACTCAGAACCCGATTGATTTCGAAGGCACATATACACTGCCGGAAGCCCAGCTCGACCGCTTTATGCTGCGGATCAGCCTTGGTTATCCGGATAGCGAAACCGAGAAGAATCTGCTGCTGAGCCACCAGGACGGACAGCCGGTGGACAAGCTCACACCGGTCACGGGCATGGAGCAGATCGCTGTTATTCAAGAGGAGATTCGTGAGGTGTATGTCAGTGATCCGGTGCTGAACTATCTGCTGGACATCGTGCGCCAGACCCGGGAGCATCCGCTGGTGCTGCTGGGTGCGAGCCCGCGGGCCTCGCTGTCATTCATGATGGCGTGCAAAGCCTACGCCTTCCTGCAGGAACGTGATTATGTGCTGCCGGATGATGTGAAGATCCTGGCCCCATACGCCCTGGGACACCGCATCATTCTCCGTCCGGAATCGCGGCTTGACAATGTGAGTGTGGAATCCCTGCTTCAGAAGCTGCTGCAGAGCATCCGTGTGCCAGTTACGATGAGGCAATAAAGATGAAGAATTATCTGTCTGGGGCGGCCGCTGTCATCCAGCCACGAAAATTCGCCGGTATACTCGCAATTTGGGCTGTTACGCTGCTCTATGTGCTGTTTCAGGGCGGCAAGACCTCATTCATGCTGTTCATTATGGTCTCCGTGCTCATTCTTTATTTGGTTATCGGCGCCCTTGGCGGAGTCCGGAGGGCCAAGGGTACACGCAGCCTGTATTCGGAGCAGGAGAAGCCTGAGCTGCTCTACGCAGGCGGCTATCTGCGTGTGAAGCTGAACATCACCATTCCGGGCTTTCTGCCGTTGCCGTATGTAGTGGTAAGAGAAATTCTGAAGCGCCATAACGGCGAGTCCTGGGTATTTGAAGAGAGTCTGGTTCCAAGCCTGAGAGGCCAGGGAGAGCTGCTGTTTCAGACACCGGCACTGGAGCGGGGCAGCTACACGTTCGAGAACACGGATATTATTGCTGAGGATATTTTCGGACTGGTAGAGCATAAAGGCACATTCAAGGCCGAAGGGCAGTTCCGTGTGCTCCCCCGCGCAGTATTTGTGCCGCGCTGGCATCTGTATGAGCGCAGATCACGGCTGGCCGGGCTGCAAACCTCACTGCTCCATTCGCGGCGTGAGACAACACAGATTAACGGTGTGCGCGATTATATCTACGGCGACCGGTTAACACGCATCCACTGGAATGCCACTGCCAAGACCGGCGAATGGAAGTCCAAGGAATTTGAGCATGAATCGGTGCCTAAGACTATCCTGGTGCTGGACGGCAGTTACATGGCTTATGGCAGCTCCAGCCAATTTGAGCTGGCGGTTTCCATTACAGCTTCGCTGCTGGGATTTGGCATCCGTGACCGGATCGGCATCGGGCTCTGCTGCCTGGACAGGACGACCAAGGTATTCAGTCCTGCCGAAAGCGCGGCGGAGCGGCAGAAAATGATTCAATATCTGATTGATATCAATGCCGAAGGCCGGGGGCCGCTCGTGCCAAGGCTGGAAAAAGGCCACCGCATGTTTCCGAAAGGGGCATATTTCGTTCTGATCAGCCCGCAAAGCGGCCAGCCGGTGCTGGATGTGATGCGCTGGGCGGAGAGCCGGGGAATGACCCCTTCGCATATTCAGGTACGCAATCCAGCCGGTAAGGCCGGCAGCGGGGAATGGCTGGATGTTCTGAAATCACGCGGGGTGACGGGGTATAGCATCAGCTCCCTGCAGGAGCTTCCTGCAATCCTTGGAGGTGATACTGCAGTATGAACCGCTGGTGGAACGGAATCAAATCATCCTGGCATCATTCCTTCAGCCTCCTCTGGCTGGTACTCATTGCCCTGCAGTGGGTGTCCTTCACAGAACCTTTCTGGCTGGAAACGACTACATCGGCTGTACTGCTAACCCTTGCAGCTGTGGCCGTTATTGAAATTCTTTTACCGGTTAAATGGGGCTACCGGCTGGTTCTTGAAGCACTGGCCATGCTGTACGTGGTATACCGGCTGATCCTGTACAACAAAATCTATGTCCCTGATCCCTGGGCTCCGGCACTGCGTGACCGGCTGCCTGATACCGCAGCTCATATGGTCCCGTATATATGGTTTGCTCTGGCTGCCGGAGCCTTGCTGCTGCTGTCCTCCTGGTGGGTCTCCTCGAAAGCACGGATTCTGATGTTTCTCACCGCGAATATAGTTGCTTTTGCCGCACTGGACTCTTTTACTTCATCTATACTTTGGCAGGAGGTTGCCTGGACGGTGTTTTCCGGAATGGGCTGGCTGGTCACCCAGCATTTGCGGAGCTTCCAATTGCATTATCCGCGGGGCTGGACCTACCTGCTGCGTTACCCTTTTAAAGTAGCGGTCAATATTGCCATTATCTTCTCTCTGGTTATTGTTACTGGCGTTAATATGCCTGATGTGCGGCCTACATTGACCGATCCCTATACAGCCTGGCAGGATTGGAATGGCGTAGGGAAATCCTCCGGTTCAGGAACCTCAGGATCTTCGGAGGCAGGCGAGGGCGGAGCGGCAGCAGGCAGTTCCTCTTCCGGTTATAGTCTTGATGATAATAATTTAGGCGGAGGCTTTAATTTCGATTATTCACCGGTTATGACCGTAACCTCCGATTTGCGGACCTATATGCGCGGAGAGTCACGCAGCGTGTATTCCGGCAAAGGCTGGAGCGATGACGACCGGCTTAAACGGGGACCGCTGGAAAAGGCCTCAGTAGGAGCGGAATTGGACCGGGCAACGGCCTCCAAAGGAGAGACCCGGACATTGCAGCAGACCGTTAAGCTGCTCGGCAATAATGATTATCCGGTACTGTTTGGCGCTTATTCCATCTCCAAAGTGGATTCTGTCGACGGTGAAGAGGCTGGTAACGGCCTGTTCTGGCGGAGTGTGGACAGCGAGATGCTCTGGGGTTCCACTGAAGATCTGGCCTATCCGCAAACCTATGTACTGACCTCGGAGATTCCCGTTGTTTCAGTCCAGGAGCTGAGCAAGCAGACCTATGATCAGCTTTACACAAACCAGGATATTACGAGATACCTTCAGCTGCCGGATAATTTTCCTAAACGGGTCAGTGATTTGGCTGAGAACATTACCCAAAGCGCACAGACTCCTTACGAAAAAGTAGCCCTGCTGCAGCAATATTTGCAGGTGAATTTCCCGTATACGAATCAACCGGATCTCTCCCGTAAAAAGAGCAGGGATATGGTGGAAAGCTTCCTGTTTGAGATTATGGAGGGGTATTGCGATTATTATTCGACAGCGCTTGTAACGATGGCCCGTTCGCTCGATATCCCGGCCCGCTGGGTAAAAGGTTATGCCCCGGGTGAGCAGGCAGAGCTGCCCGATAATCTGGCGCAGCAGGGCATTGTTAACAATAATTACACCATCACCAATGCCGATGCCCATTCGTGGGCGGAGGTGTATTTCGGAGACTATGGCTGGATTCCGGTGGAAGCGACACCCGGTTTTACCGTCCCGCTGCTGACTCAGAGCGAGGAGACGGTCACTGAGGAGCCCGAGCAGCCGGAAGAGGAAAAGGCCGAGCCGCAGCAAGCGGCAGCCGGCAAGGATTCCTCGGAAGGAAACTTGCACCTCGGAGTATGGAGTTTCTCAGCAGCTGCAGCTATACTGCTGCTCTGGGCAGGTTATCAGCTCTGGCAGCACCGTATGAGCCTGCGCTTCCTGATTCAGCGGCTGCGTAACGGCCAGCCGTTGTCACCGGTGCAAAAAGTTGTAGTTGAAACAGAGCGCTGGGTAAGGTATTTACGCAGAAAGGGCATGCTGAAAGAAGAGCATGAAACCCTGCGCGAGGCAGTCGGCCGCTGGAGCCGTGAGACTCCGGAAGCCGCGGGCAGCCTCTCTTCACTGCTCCGGTTGTTCGAGCAGGCGAAATACAGCCCGGATGTTATAGAAGACAAAGACTGGCGCAGCGTGTATACTGAAGCTTTGCGGCTTCAGCGAAGCCTTAGAACACGCAGATAAACCCTAAGCGGCTCAGCAGGTTCATTTGCGAAGCGCAAAGAGTATGTTATAGTTTTTTGTATGAAATCGAGGTGAACGTATTGTTTGAAAGGTTAGTTCCGAAACTCCGGGTGAACACGGTATTTGATATTGGGCTGGAAGAGCTGTACCAGAAGGGATACCGGGGCATCATTACGGATCTGGATAATACGCTGGTCGGCGCCAAAGCCCCACTGGCTACTCCGGAGCTGCTGCTGTGGTTCGCGAAGGTGAAAGAGCTTGGCTTCAAGCTGATCATTGTATCGAACAACAACATGGACCGGGTGTCACGCTTTGCAACGCCGCTGAATATTGAATTTGTTCATCAGGCCCGCAAACCGAGCAATACACCGTTCCTTAAGGCGATGAAGCTGATGGGGCTTACGCCGGAACAGACGATCGTAGTCGGCGATCAGATGCTTACGGATGTATACGGCGGAAACCGGCTGGGTCTGTACACTGTATTGGTATTGCCAATCTCCGTTAAGGACGAAGGGATTGGAACAAGAATTAACCGCCGGGTTGAGCAAATTGCACTGACACGGCTTCGCAAGCAAGGATTGTGGCACGAGGAGGATAAACCCCAATGAATCAACAGAATGAAACTCAGCGCCCTGCTAAATGCAGCGGCTGCGGGATTACGCTGCAGACCGGGAACAAGGAGCTTCCGGGCTATATCCCGGAGGTTGCCTTTGAACGGGAACCGGTCATCTGCCAGCGCTGTTTCCGGATTAAGAACTATAATGAAGCTTCTTCCGTATCCGTCGATCAGGATGAATTTCTTCACCTGCTTAGCGGAATAGGCGAGAAGAATGCGCTTGTGATCCATATCGTGGATCTGTTTGATTTTGAAGGCAGCCTGATTTCCGGCCTGCAGCGGTTCGTAGGCAACAATCCGGTTATCCTTGCAGTGAACAAATGTGACCTGCTGCCGAAGGTGACGAACTGGAACAAGCTGCGTAACTGGATGCAGCAGCGCTGTAAGGAGCATGGCCTGCGGACAGCCGAAATTGTACTTGTCAGCGCCAAACGCAATCAGGGCTTCGAACGCCTGCTGGAGACGGTTAGCGAGCTGCGCGGACAACGGGACATCTACGTCGTTGGTGCAACGAATGTGGGCAAGTCAACGCTGATCAACCGCCTGATCTCCGATTACAGTGATCTGGAGCAGGAGCTGACGACTTCACGTTATCCCGGCACAACGCTGGATACGGTCAAAATCCCGCTGGATGACGGCCACTATATTATTGATACACCGGGAATTGTATATCCTTGGCGTTACAGCGAGCTGGTGGAGCGGCGTGATCTTGGCGCAGTGATGCCGGAGAATCCGCTTAAGCCTGCAGTTTATCAGCTTAATGAAGGTCAGACGCTGTTCTTCGGCGGGCTTGGACGCTTTGACTTCATTCAGGGTCCGCGGCAATCCTTCACCTGCTACATCAGCACGACCCTTAAGATACATCGTACGAAGCTCGAGCGCGCGGATTCCCTGTATAAGGACCACCGCGGCGAGCTGCTAACACCACCGGTAGCGGCAGATATGGATAAGCTTCCGCAATGGCAGCGCCATGAATTCCGGATCGGCCGCGGCAGCCAGACCGATCTGTTCATCTCCGGCCTCGGCTGGATCAAGGTAAATGGGACAGAAGGCGCAGTAGTGGCTGTTCATGTTCCGCGGGGAGTTAAGGTGCTGACCCGCCCTTCGTTGATTTAGCTGTAAGCTAACAAATTTGCTTGGAGGATCGGCCTATGAACGACAGAAACATGGACATGCTGCTTGGCGTCATGGGCGATCCGATCGCCCAGTCGAAATCACCTGTGATGCACACAGCAGCACTGAAAGCGCTGGGTATACCGGGTGCCTATGTACCCCTTCATATTAGCAGCAGTCAGCTTGGTGAAGCGGTGCAGGCGATCCGTACGCTCGGCTTCCGCGGAGTCAACGTGACGATTCCGCATAAAGTTGCAGTCATGGAGTATCTGGACAAGCTGGATGAGAGCGCACTTACCGGAGGCGCGGTAAATACCATTGTCAATGATAATGGTGTGCTGACCGGATATAATACCGACGGTATCGGATATGTGCGCTCACTGAAGGCGGAAGCAGTGCCGGAGCTGTCCGGCACCCGTATCCTGGTCCTCGGGGCCGGAGGTGCGGCAAGAGGCATTGTCAGCGCTTTGCTTAAGGAGAACCCGGCCTCTATCGTTATCGCTAACCGCTCTGCGGACAAAGCGCAGGAGCTGGCGGCAGCATGGCAGGTTACAGGCAAAGTAACAGGCACGGCTATGGATGGGGCTGCCGGTATAATTCCGGAAGCGGACATAGTCATCAATACCACATCTGTCGGCATGTTCCCATACCCTGACGAGCTGCCCATCGACCCCGGGCTTCTGCACGGGAGGCTCGTGGTCAGCGATCTGATCTACAACCCGCTGCGTACCCGGCTGCTGGAGGAGGGCCTGCGTGCAGGCTGCACCATTCACGGCGGTCTTGGAATGTTCATATACCAGGGCGCCTATGCGTTTGAGTATTGGACAGGGCAGGCGGCACCTACGGAGATTATGCGGCGGACGATTATAGAATGTTTTGGCGGCAGTGAAGACGAAATGGAATGACAAGTTTAGGGTAATAATATTTGTTAATTAAGGGGTTTGTTCATTTATGTTAACTGGAAAACAAAAACGTTATCTCCGCTCTTTGGCGCATCATCTTGATGCAGTATTTCAAGTCGGCAAAGGCGGCGTAAACGACCATCTGATCCGCCATATTGAGGAAGCGATTGAAAAGCGCGAGCTGATGAAAATCAGTGTGCTTAACAACAATGCAGACGATCCGAAGGAGATCGGTGCTGCCCTGGCAGAGCAGTCCGGTTCCGAGCTGGTACAGGTGATCGGTAAAACCATCGTGCTTTATAAGGAATCACGCGATAACAAAACCATTGAGCTTCCGCGTTAGACTTTTACTTGGAGAATAAGAGGAGGTACACCTCTTGAAGGTTGGAATTATGGGAGGAACCTTTGATCCTCTTCACATAGGTCACATGATGGCGGCTGAAGCCGCAAGGGATACGTATTCACTGGACGAGGTCTGGTTCATGCCCTCGCATATCCCTCCGCATAAACATGAGGCCGGAGCTTCGGGGGCGGACCGGCTGGCGATGGTACAGAGCGCGGTAGAAGGACATGAGGCGTTCCACATTCTGGACTGGGAAATTGTCCGGGGCGGAGTATCCTATACCATTGATACCGTACATAGCCTGAAGGAAGTCTATCCCCAGCATGAGTTCTATTTCATCGTTGGCGCGGATATGGTGGAATACCTGCCGAAATGGCACGGGATTGAAGAGCTGGTGGGCGTATTAACCTTCATCGGTGTAGGACGCCCTGGAACACCGCTCGATCTGGCGGCACTGCCCGGCTTCATCGCCGAGAAGGTTGTGCTCGCTGATATGCCGCTGGTGGATATTTCATCCACGATGCTCAGGTCACGTGCGGCAAGCGGCCGCTCAATCCGCTATATGGTGCCTGAGCAGGTATATGAATATGTGCAGAGGAGTGGATTGTATGGCCTACAGCCGCGAAGCGCTGATTGAGGCAGTCTCTGCCCAGATGCCAGACAAACGCTGGCAGCATACGCTGGGGGTAATGGAAACGTCGGTCAAGCTGGCCAAGCAATATGGAGCCGATCCCGTTCAGGCGGAAACAGCAGCTATACTGCATGATGTAGCCAAATATTGGCCGGTGGAGAGAATGAAGGAGATCATTGAACAGAACGGGCTGTCTGCCGATCTGCTTCAATATGACAAGCAGCTATGGCATGCTGAAGTAGGGGCATTTGTTGCGCAGCAGGAGTACGGAATTACGGACCCGGAAATCTTGGGGGCCATCCGTTACCATACTTCCGGGCGCGAAGGGATGAGCCTGCTGGAGAAGGTCGTCTGCCTGGCGGACTACATCGAGCCCGGACGGGATTTTCCGGGTGTGGACGAGATCCGCAGGCTGTCTAAGGTAAGCCTAGAAGAAGCGCTTGTCGCCGGGTTTGATTCCACTATCAGCCTGCTGCTGCAGAAGCGCCGGATTGTATTTCCGCTTACGATGCTGGCTCGCAACGACTTAGTAAGAATACTGGAGGATAAAATATGAGTGTACAATCAAGCAAGCTGCTGGAATTGGCCCTGAAAGCCGTTGAAGACAAAAAAGCGATGAATGTTGTGGCATTGGATTTGCGCAATGTTTCACCGATCAGTGATTATTTCATTATCTGTCATGGTAATTCAGATACCCAGGTACAGGCGATTGCTACAGAAGTGCGCAAAGTGGTTCATGAAGCCGGCGGTATGATCCGCGGGATTGAAGGCATGGATGCAGCCCGCTGGGTTCTGATGGATCTCGGGGATGTTGTCGTGCACGTGTTCCACCGCGATGAGCGTGAATATTACAACATCGAGCGTCTCTGGTCTGACGCCAAGGTCGTGGAGACAGTATGAGCCTGATTGCGGGTACTACGGTTACGCTGGAAGTATTGCGGGAAGTCTCTCCTTACGGCTACTTTCTGGGCGCAGGTGACCAGGATGTCATGCTGCATTATACAGAGCTGGTAGGCAGCAAGCCTAAGCAAGGCGACAAAGTGGAGGTATTTATCTTTTTTGATACCGAGGACCGTCTTGCCGCCACTATGAAGAAGCCTTATCTGACTTTAGGTGAGATGGCCCTCCTGGAAGTGGCGGATATTCATCCGCGGCTGGGCTGCTTTCTGGAAATGGGACTCGGCCGCCAGCTGCTGCTGCCGATCGCCGAGCTGCCTGAGCTTGTAGAGCTTCGGCCGCAGATCGGCGATAAGGTGTTTGTGCTGATGGAGCATGATAAGCAGGGACGTCTGCGCGCCAAGCTGGCCGGAGAGCAGGAGCTAGCTCCGCTGGCTATGCCGGCGCCGTCCTCATGGATGGGGCAAACCGTTACAGCCAGAGTCTACAAGCCGCTTCAAATGGGTACATTTGTCCTCGTGGACGGCGGGGTGCTGGGATTCGGGATCATCGGAATGGTTCATTCCTCCGAGCGCAGCCGTCTGCTGCGGCTTGGCGAACAGTTTGAAGCGCGCGTCTCGCATATCCGCGAGGATGGCCGTGTCAATCTGGCCATGACCCAGCGTAAAGAAATTGGACGGGATGTGGATTCCGCTGCCTTACTGGAGTTTCTGCAGTCCCGGCCGGGCGGAGCGATGCCTTATTCGGATGCTACGCCGCCGGATATTATCAAGCAGCGCTTTGGCATCAGCAAGTCCGCGTTCAAACGCGCGATGGGTAAGCTGATGAAGGAAGGTCTCATCACACAGAAGGAGAACTGGACCTATCTTGCAGGGGCTGAAAAAGAGAAGGCTCCGGAACAGAATCAGGAATAGAAAGCGGTGTCCATTGTGTCATCCTATGGGAAATTTGCTTATGTATACGACGAGCTGATGGCGGACATGCCGTATCCGGATTGGCTGACCTTTGCGGAAACCGCATGGGGCAAGTACGGCAAACCCCGGACCGTGGCCGAGCTTGGCTGCGGTACGGGCAGTATCACCATTCCGCTTGCTGCGGCAGGCTATCACATGACCGGCATCGATTTATCTTCCGACATGCTGTCCGTGGCACAGCAGAAGATGGAACAGCATCCGCAGGGACGGCGGTTTTTACGCGAGGGCAGCGTGCGCTGGATCCGACAGGACATGAAGGAGTGGGAGCTGCCGGAGCCGGTAGATGCCGTGATCTCTTTCTGTGACTGTCTGAACTATGTGCTCGAAGAGCAGGATATTCAAGCGGTTCTGGCCCGGACATACGCAGGCCTCAAAGACGGGGGGACTTTTCTGTTTGATGTCCATCATCCGAATACACTGCTCCGTTATGAGGAGGAGCAGCCTTTTGTTCTGGATGAGCCTGCCGTGTCCTATATCTGGACTTGTGAGCTGGATGTGCCGCGCCGTGAAATTGAGCATCATCTGTCTATATTCGCCCGTGAAGAGAGTGGCAGCGGCCTCTACCGCCGTTTCGAGGAGACGCATATCCAGCGCGCTTATGATCCGCAGTGGCTGACAGACGAGCTGTACAAGGCCGGATTCAGTCTCGTTAAGACGTATGCCGATTTCGAATGGATCCCGGCAGATGACAGTGCCCAGCGTCTTTTTTATGTAGCTGTGAAATAATCTTATGTATATAGGGGTCCTTGCCTGCCGGGTGAGGGCCTTTTTGCTGTCCCGCTGACGGAGTATTGGACTATAAGGGAACCGGCCTGTACTTGCAGTACAGAGCCGGCATCTTCCAACCTTTTTACCGGTGCTCAAACAAGTCGATGGTGCCCAGTACAATATGCGCCAGACCAAAGCCAAGCACGCCGGTTGCGGCCAGCTTATATTTGCTTCCAAGAAAAGCTGCGCCGGAAGCGGAAACTACGGTACCAAGAACGGTGGGGATCAGACCTTCACGCATATGAAACACTCCTTCTCGGTGGTATGGGAGACAGGAGTTATTGTTCGTTAGCCGGCCCCGAAATATGTATCAGGAAGCAGAAGGGCTAATATGGTTTAAA encodes:
- the yqeH gene encoding ribosome biogenesis GTPase YqeH produces the protein MNQQNETQRPAKCSGCGITLQTGNKELPGYIPEVAFEREPVICQRCFRIKNYNEASSVSVDQDEFLHLLSGIGEKNALVIHIVDLFDFEGSLISGLQRFVGNNPVILAVNKCDLLPKVTNWNKLRNWMQQRCKEHGLRTAEIVLVSAKRNQGFERLLETVSELRGQRDIYVVGATNVGKSTLINRLISDYSDLEQELTTSRYPGTTLDTVKIPLDDGHYIIDTPGIVYPWRYSELVERRDLGAVMPENPLKPAVYQLNEGQTLFFGGLGRFDFIQGPRQSFTCYISTTLKIHRTKLERADSLYKDHRGELLTPPVAADMDKLPQWQRHEFRIGRGSQTDLFISGLGWIKVNGTEGAVVAVHVPRGVKVLTRPSLI
- a CDS encoding shikimate dehydrogenase — protein: MNDRNMDMLLGVMGDPIAQSKSPVMHTAALKALGIPGAYVPLHISSSQLGEAVQAIRTLGFRGVNVTIPHKVAVMEYLDKLDESALTGGAVNTIVNDNGVLTGYNTDGIGYVRSLKAEAVPELSGTRILVLGAGGAARGIVSALLKENPASIVIANRSADKAQELAAAWQVTGKVTGTAMDGAAGIIPEADIVINTTSVGMFPYPDELPIDPGLLHGRLVVSDLIYNPLRTRLLEEGLRAGCTIHGGLGMFIYQGAYAFEYWTGQAAPTEIMRRTIIECFGGSEDEME
- the yhbY gene encoding ribosome assembly RNA-binding protein YhbY, with translation MLTGKQKRYLRSLAHHLDAVFQVGKGGVNDHLIRHIEEAIEKRELMKISVLNNNADDPKEIGAALAEQSGSELVQVIGKTIVLYKESRDNKTIELPR
- a CDS encoding nicotinate-nucleotide adenylyltransferase; the encoded protein is MKVGIMGGTFDPLHIGHMMAAEAARDTYSLDEVWFMPSHIPPHKHEAGASGADRLAMVQSAVEGHEAFHILDWEIVRGGVSYTIDTVHSLKEVYPQHEFYFIVGADMVEYLPKWHGIEELVGVLTFIGVGRPGTPLDLAALPGFIAEKVVLADMPLVDISSTMLRSRAASGRSIRYMVPEQVYEYVQRSGLYGLQPRSAD
- the yqeK gene encoding bis(5'-nucleosyl)-tetraphosphatase (symmetrical) YqeK, which encodes MAYSREALIEAVSAQMPDKRWQHTLGVMETSVKLAKQYGADPVQAETAAILHDVAKYWPVERMKEIIEQNGLSADLLQYDKQLWHAEVGAFVAQQEYGITDPEILGAIRYHTSGREGMSLLEKVVCLADYIEPGRDFPGVDEIRRLSKVSLEEALVAGFDSTISLLLQKRRIVFPLTMLARNDLVRILEDKI
- the rsfS gene encoding ribosome silencing factor, with amino-acid sequence MSVQSSKLLELALKAVEDKKAMNVVALDLRNVSPISDYFIICHGNSDTQVQAIATEVRKVVHEAGGMIRGIEGMDAARWVLMDLGDVVVHVFHRDEREYYNIERLWSDAKVVETV
- a CDS encoding CvfB family protein, which encodes MSLIAGTTVTLEVLREVSPYGYFLGAGDQDVMLHYTELVGSKPKQGDKVEVFIFFDTEDRLAATMKKPYLTLGEMALLEVADIHPRLGCFLEMGLGRQLLLPIAELPELVELRPQIGDKVFVLMEHDKQGRLRAKLAGEQELAPLAMPAPSSWMGQTVTARVYKPLQMGTFVLVDGGVLGFGIIGMVHSSERSRLLRLGEQFEARVSHIREDGRVNLAMTQRKEIGRDVDSAALLEFLQSRPGGAMPYSDATPPDIIKQRFGISKSAFKRAMGKLMKEGLITQKENWTYLAGAEKEKAPEQNQE
- a CDS encoding class I SAM-dependent DNA methyltransferase, yielding MSSYGKFAYVYDELMADMPYPDWLTFAETAWGKYGKPRTVAELGCGTGSITIPLAAAGYHMTGIDLSSDMLSVAQQKMEQHPQGRRFLREGSVRWIRQDMKEWELPEPVDAVISFCDCLNYVLEEQDIQAVLARTYAGLKDGGTFLFDVHHPNTLLRYEEEQPFVLDEPAVSYIWTCELDVPRREIEHHLSIFAREESGSGLYRRFEETHIQRAYDPQWLTDELYKAGFSLVKTYADFEWIPADDSAQRLFYVAVK